One genomic segment of Bombyx mori chromosome W, ASM3026992v2 includes these proteins:
- the LOC134201686 gene encoding uncharacterized protein LOC134201686, translated as MSYKFYKRDQAQNELASDYIATLRKISSGCNFIDLERMLRDRLVCGMSDHKLQYELLKREQLRYEDVLHAMVSSESAGKDVRMIQSTSTDTFGMTQGEVVTSHAEPMEVNVVNFKRNFRLCYRCGDRHGGECRYINSICHYCKKKGHIEKICTSKKNNKRKRINYTDDEFQAQLNGIYNVNTNSRRVPAYEVKVLLDGVPVIMEVDSGAAYSLVNLHTWRRIHSHMPLEPLMNKLCTWNNSAVRVDGQATVLVQYKDIKCSLKVIVAQGSGPNLLGRNCFEALGICVNVNTIKEINVTEVILNKHNEVFRAGLGTYRGEPVNIHLKPGAVPRFMKARPVPYAIKERVEKEINRLEAEGVLRPVTFSEWATPVVPIVKKNGDVRLCGDYRSTVNQATESDTYPMPTASEVFATISAGFIIDAEGIHPAPSKVESILKTPKPKNVQELQAFLGLYNFYERFIPHKATVLEPLHRLLDKAHKWQWSEREQRSFEVAKRLLSSELTLAHYDLEKPLILTCDSSDYGVGAVLSHVMSDRQERPVAMGSRTLHMHERRYSQLDKEATAIMFGINKFQNYLMGRSFTIVTDHKPLLGIFDPRKPIPNMLSPRLTRIALVLTSHNYDIIYKPGKCIGHADGLSRWPQPVSEQPEEQLQDILLLAETPDEFPIDVAQIANATKRDSVLSRETAERGKESELDCEAVNVEEQEDMEDISSSLEEQEIIEIPSPDKWAEMLGIPPEPESGYSGVLWFLALALLDSKFSSLKSSM; from the exons ATGTCATACAAATTCTACAAACGAGATCAGGCACAAAACGAATTGGCTTCTGATTATATTGCTACGTTACGCAAAATTAGTTCGGGAtgcaattttattgatttagaacGAATGCTTCGAGATAGACTGGTGTGCGGCATGAGCGATCATAAGCTTCAGTATGAGTTGTTGAAGAGAGAACAACTTCGTTATGAAGATGTTCTACATGCTATGGTATCATCGGAGAGCGCCGGAAAAGATGTGCGCATGATTCAAAGCACGAGCACGGACACATTTGGTATGACACAGGGTGAGGTAGTGACGTCACATGCCGAGCCTATGGAAGTGAATGTCGTCAATTTCAAACGTAATTTTCGACTGTGCTATCGCTGCGGAGACCGACACGGTGGAGAGTGTCgttatattaattcaatttgtcATTATTGTAAGAAAAAAGGGCATATTGAAAAGATATGTACATCTaagaaaaacaacaaaagaaagAGAATTAACTATACAGATGATGAATTTCAAGCGCAATTAAATGGTATTTACAACGTGAACACAAATAGTCGGCGCGTACCAGCTTACGAAGTAAAGGTGTTACTAGATGGTGTACCAGTGATTATGGAAGTGGACTCGGGTGCTGCCTACTCTCTTGTGAATTTACATACGTGGCGTCGAATACACTCTCACATGCCTTTGGAACCTTTGATGAATAAATTATGTACTTGGAATAATTCTGCAGTCAGAGTGGACGGTCAAGCCACAGTGCTAGTACAATATAAAGACATTAAGTGTTCTCTTAAGGTTATTGTGGCTCAGGGTTCGGGTCCAAATTTGTTAGGACGTAATTGTTTTGAAGCTTTAGGAATATGTGTAAATGTAAATACtattaaagaaattaatgtgactgaggtaattttgaataaacataATGAAGTTTTCAGAGCCGGACTCGGTACTTATCGTGGGGAACCTGTAAATATTCACCTGAAACCAGGTGCAGTGCCAAGATTTATGAAAGCGCGTCCTGTACCGTACGCTATCAAAGAAAGAGTTGAAAAAGAAATCAATCGCCTGGAAGCTGAAGGAGTACTCCGCCCTGTAACTTTTTCTGAGTGGGCTACTCCAGTTGTTCCTATCGTAAAAAAGAATGGAGACGTACGCCTTTGTGGAGATTATCGTAGTACAGTTAATCAGGCTACAGAGTCTGATACGTATCCAATGCCCACCGCAAGTGAAGTGTTTGCCACTATCTCTGCAG GTTTCATAATTGATGCTGAGGGTATACACCCTGCACCGAGTAAAGTAGAATCAATATTGAAAACTCCCAAACCTAAGAACGTACAAGAGCTTCAAGCTTTTCTTGgcctttataatttttatgagaGATTTATTCCTCACAAAGCCACCGTACTTGAACCTTTACATAGATTGCTAGACAAAGCACATAAGTGGCAGTGGTCAGAACGGGAACAGAGAAGTTTCGAGGTAGCAAAACGTTTGTTGTCTTCAGAGTTAACCTTAGCTCATTACGATCTTGAAAAACCTTTGATACTTACCTGTGATAGTTCAGATTACGGTGTAGGTGCAGTTTTGTCACATGTCATGAGTGACCGACAGGAACGACCTGTTGCTATGGGGTCCAGGACACTTCACATGCACGAACGGCGCTATTCGCAGCTAGATAAAGAAGCGACTGCAATaatgtttggaataaataaatttcagaaCTATCTTATGGGACGGTCATTTACTATTGTCACGGATCACAAACCTTTGTTAGGTATATTTGATCCAAGAAAACCCATTCCTAATATGTTGTCACCACGTCTTACAAGAATAGCATTAGTACTTACTTCAcataattatgatattatttataaacctgGAAAATGCATAGGACATGCAGATGGGTTGAGTCGTTGGCCACAACCTGTATCAGAACAACCTGAAGAACAGCTTCAGGACATATTGCTACTGGCCGAAACACCAGACGAGTTTCCAATAGATGTTGCTCAAATAGCAAATGCTACCAAACGTGACTCAGTTTTGTCTCGT GAAACTGCAGAAAGAGGGAAGGAATCGGAATTGGATTGTGAGGCAGTGAATGTTGAGGAACAAGAAGATATGGAAGACATTTCTAGTAGTTTGGAGGAACAGGAAATTATAGAGATACCGAGTCCGGATAAATGGGCAGAAATGTTAGGAATTCCTCCCGAACCAGAATCAGGATATTCTGGTG TCCTCTGGTTCCTTGCACTGGCTCTTTTAGATTCCAAGTTCAGTTCTTTGAAATCATCAATGTAG